The following coding sequences are from one Granulicella sp. L56 window:
- the trpC gene encoding indole-3-glycerol phosphate synthase TrpC, with protein MATKLDEILADTRLKVDARKATADYAALERKAAAHTPRGFAAGLRKVAANGPAIISEIKKASPSKGLIREDFHPESLARMFEAAGAAALSVLTNEAFFQGSLEYLEVASAAVKIPCLRKDFMVDRFQVLEARAYGADAILLIVAALSDQVLTDLRDEAERMGLDVLCEIHDRGELERAAQLGFKLIGVNSRDLRTFTVSPELVIELAQWKPADAMMVAESGIGSAADIARYKAAGYEAFLVGEALMRQPDPGAALTALLNCECSAEI; from the coding sequence ATGGCGACAAAGCTCGATGAGATTCTTGCTGACACCCGGCTGAAGGTGGATGCGCGCAAGGCCACGGCAGATTATGCAGCACTGGAACGGAAGGCTGCCGCACACACGCCGCGCGGCTTTGCCGCAGGTCTGCGGAAAGTCGCGGCGAACGGCCCCGCGATCATCTCTGAGATCAAAAAGGCGTCTCCCTCGAAGGGATTGATTCGAGAAGACTTCCATCCGGAGAGCCTGGCCCGGATGTTTGAGGCAGCGGGTGCGGCAGCACTCTCGGTCTTGACCAACGAGGCTTTCTTTCAGGGCTCGCTGGAATATCTAGAAGTCGCCTCGGCAGCAGTGAAGATTCCCTGCCTGCGTAAGGATTTCATGGTCGACCGCTTTCAGGTATTGGAGGCACGGGCTTATGGAGCCGATGCCATCCTGCTGATCGTGGCCGCCCTTAGCGATCAGGTGTTGACCGATCTGCGCGACGAAGCGGAGCGCATGGGCCTCGACGTTTTGTGCGAGATACATGACAGGGGCGAATTGGAACGTGCGGCCCAGTTAGGCTTCAAATTGATCGGAGTCAACAGCCGCGATCTGCGTACCTTCACCGTATCGCCGGAGTTGGTGATCGAGCTGGCCCAGTGGAAGCCAGCCGACGCCATGATGGTGGCAGAGAGCGGTATCGGGTCGGCAGCGGATATTGCGCGGTACAAGGCGGCAGGATATGAGGCATTTCTGGTGGGAGAGGCCTTGATGAGACAGCCGGACCCAGGCGCGGCGCTGACCGCTCTGCTTAACTGCGAATGTTCGGCGGAGATTTAG
- a CDS encoding phosphoribosylanthranilate isomerase, protein MWIKICANTNLDDAQMAAELGADAVGFVFAPSRRRVTAKEVAQITPHLPASVERIGVFDSLYAEEIAAAVREAGLTAVQLHGGGELVLAKRLNELFEGKVRIIQTVHWAVEAGGENAKAVRQRLDAIEAGRIIERVLIDSKVGQATGGTGVSFDWAAARDVLQGGGGRLKMIVAGGLRPDNVTEAITQLNPWGVDVASGVEKSPGRKDPEKLREFIRNARAAKSTDVEAKKIDDQR, encoded by the coding sequence ATGTGGATCAAAATCTGCGCCAACACGAACCTGGACGATGCACAAATGGCAGCAGAGCTGGGAGCCGATGCGGTTGGCTTTGTCTTTGCGCCCAGCCGACGCCGGGTCACCGCAAAAGAGGTCGCGCAGATTACACCGCACCTGCCTGCGAGCGTGGAACGAATCGGGGTCTTCGATTCGCTCTATGCAGAAGAGATCGCTGCAGCCGTGCGCGAGGCGGGATTGACTGCGGTGCAGCTTCATGGCGGCGGCGAGCTGGTGCTGGCAAAGCGTCTGAACGAGTTGTTTGAAGGCAAAGTGAGGATCATCCAGACCGTCCACTGGGCTGTCGAAGCGGGTGGCGAAAACGCAAAGGCGGTTCGGCAACGGCTCGACGCGATTGAGGCGGGCAGGATCATCGAACGCGTGCTGATCGATTCGAAGGTCGGCCAGGCTACCGGCGGAACGGGCGTGTCCTTTGACTGGGCGGCGGCAAGAGATGTTCTGCAGGGCGGTGGCGGGCGCTTGAAGATGATTGTGGCAGGCGGCCTGCGTCCGGACAACGTCACAGAGGCCATCACTCAACTGAACCCATGGGGCGTGGATGTGGCCAGCGGCGTCGAAAAAAGCCCGGGACGGAAAGACCCCGAGAAGCTGCGCGAGTTTATCCGAAACGCTCGGGCGGCAAAGAGCACTGATGTTGAAGCGAAAAAAATCGACGATCAAAGATAA
- the mug gene encoding G/U mismatch-specific DNA glycosylase — protein sequence MLKRKKSTIKDKQESFGSINGGHESSLLSPNPIQGLPDVLAKDLSVVFCGINPGMSSAAVGYHFASRSNRFWRTLHLSGFTPEQLLPQNATSLLDYGFGLTSAVDRPTIGANDLRRDDFINARPALERKVKRYGPRYLAFLGKPACSAIFNQREVRWGKQAMLFGEAQVWVLPNPSGLNRAFTLEGLITAYRELSEVVKL from the coding sequence ATGTTGAAGCGAAAAAAATCGACGATCAAAGATAAGCAGGAGAGCTTTGGATCGATAAATGGTGGCCATGAGTCTTCTCTGTTGAGCCCCAATCCGATCCAGGGACTTCCTGATGTTCTAGCCAAAGACTTGAGCGTCGTCTTCTGCGGAATCAATCCGGGGATGAGCTCAGCGGCAGTCGGCTACCACTTCGCCAGCCGCAGCAACCGATTCTGGCGAACACTTCACCTCTCCGGATTCACACCAGAACAGTTGCTGCCTCAAAATGCCACCTCCCTGCTCGACTATGGTTTTGGGCTTACCTCAGCGGTAGATAGGCCAACGATCGGCGCTAACGATCTCAGGCGAGATGACTTTATCAACGCGCGCCCTGCACTGGAGCGAAAGGTGAAACGATATGGCCCGCGCTATCTTGCCTTCCTGGGCAAGCCGGCGTGCTCCGCGATCTTCAACCAGCGCGAGGTCCGGTGGGGCAAACAGGCAATGCTCTTTGGCGAAGCTCAGGTCTGGGTGTTACCTAACCCCAGTGGCCTCAACCGGGCATTCACGCTTGAGGGCCTGATCACCGCTTACCGGGAACTCTCCGAGGTGGTGAAGTTGTAG
- a CDS encoding methylated-DNA--[protein]-cysteine S-methyltransferase, with protein MSIKEHFLLESPLGTLTLVNTDGVLSGLYMPEHKRGPRPEALGARVRSGFEQAVSQLQEYFGRSRTAFTLPLAPEGTDFQQRVWQVLRSIPYGETRTYAQLADAIGNRAAIRAVGLANGRNPISIVVPCHRVIGSDGSLTGYAGGLDRKRLLLELEGAAPRCQLELV; from the coding sequence ATGTCCATCAAAGAGCATTTTCTGCTGGAGTCACCGCTGGGGACGCTAACGCTGGTCAACACCGACGGAGTTCTAAGCGGCCTCTACATGCCGGAACATAAACGCGGGCCCAGGCCGGAGGCTCTCGGTGCGCGAGTGCGTTCAGGCTTCGAGCAAGCTGTGTCTCAGTTGCAGGAGTACTTTGGGCGAAGTCGCACGGCGTTCACGCTTCCACTTGCTCCCGAAGGGACAGACTTTCAGCAGAGAGTCTGGCAAGTTCTTCGCAGCATCCCCTACGGAGAGACGCGAACCTATGCGCAGCTTGCCGATGCAATTGGGAACCGCGCAGCGATCCGTGCCGTCGGTCTGGCCAACGGGCGAAATCCCATCAGCATTGTGGTTCCGTGTCATCGAGTCATCGGAAGCGATGGCAGCCTGACAGGCTACGCGGGTGGCCTCGACAGAAAGAGGCTTTTACTTGAGCTGGAAGGCGCTGCACCGCGGTGCCAGCTCGAACTCGTCTAA
- a CDS encoding family 78 glycoside hydrolase catalytic domain — translation MKLFTIGTPFVFAALLLTSTTLAMADGQRARIESGKPTALECDSLVKPLGDDTKTPLLSWKLQDGRIGAKQTAYRILVASTPDRLKGDQADVWDSGRVEADRTVDVAYGGPQLSPEKRYYWRVQAWDMHGKAYPASDASWWETGLLDQSNWTAKWIGYEDAEQASLRAAHAQWVTNPSVSGVEEKGPTRHDFRLRFDVPSGVKRAVLYVTGEDTVTSWISGAQVLKPETQPAWGRTPWKTYTRVAVTKELHSGDNLLAIEVTRFSGGNQGLTPMSAALYIEMADGSSKLIKTGDGEWKTQFNASGNWYTANYDDTHWGRAIPYAPEKDAFGGQDKLGDPLPTAAVAALRHSFRVSKQIASARLYATALGAYKFSLNGKPVGDQVLAPGWTDYRQRVTYQDYDVTALLQKGENAIGAYLAPGWYSTPLEWIGQGNNYGDTQNALKAQLRVAYTDGTADWIATDQSWKADSSPILSAEIYNGETYDARRHQQGWDTSSFSDAKWHSVSLIEPHEPEILWQSFQPIHGTQVLQPKSVTIPRPGIYIYDFGQDFAGVPRIHVQGKAGTNVQLRFGELLNPDGTLYVENLRNAKATDHFILAGTGVEEYQPTFTFHGFRYMEITGLPEAPSLSSVQAVSLNTDAPLTAEMKTGNAIVNQLWSNILWGQRSNFLSVPTDCPQRDERLGWTADAQVFWRTATFNMDLTAFSRKYADDLRGTQTGTAMYGIYAPGTAKQNPGFGPGWSDAGVIVPWTSWIQNGDQEIIQQNWDAMSKYVAAILAANPDYVWKNEGGIAFGDWLAPEGPTSQALVATAYWAYDVSLMQQMAHAVGRTEDEQRYAELFEKIKAAFMQAYVHPDGFVGAVMKPNEGMSDVATKPHTGPVETQTGYVLALHMRLLPDNLRASAATRLVNLIEANGWKLGTGFLGTPYLMEELSDTGHADVAYRLLLNTQYPSWGYMVDHGATTMWERWNGDKMIADPGMNSFNHYAYGAVGEWLYRYAAGIDATAADAGLHTIMLHPNFDARLGKMDFSYESRYGTVHSQWTVRDGSATWNVTIPPNTSARLSLSDAEAEQYAIDGNPLSKSPLVKTSTNGHGENIYELAAGTYNFTVKLRNP, via the coding sequence ATGAAACTGTTTACCATCGGAACTCCATTCGTTTTTGCTGCTCTTCTTCTTACATCCACGACTCTTGCCATGGCCGATGGACAACGCGCGCGTATCGAATCTGGCAAGCCGACAGCGCTCGAGTGTGACTCGCTGGTCAAGCCCCTGGGCGACGACACGAAGACGCCGCTTCTATCGTGGAAGCTGCAGGATGGGCGCATCGGCGCAAAGCAGACCGCCTACAGAATTCTTGTGGCGAGTACGCCTGATCGGTTAAAAGGCGATCAGGCGGATGTGTGGGATAGTGGGCGAGTGGAGGCGGACCGTACCGTGGACGTTGCCTACGGCGGCCCGCAGCTATCGCCGGAGAAGCGCTATTACTGGCGCGTTCAGGCTTGGGATATGCATGGCAAAGCCTATCCGGCCAGCGATGCAAGCTGGTGGGAGACAGGTCTGCTCGACCAATCGAACTGGACGGCCAAGTGGATCGGTTACGAGGATGCCGAACAGGCAAGCCTGCGCGCGGCACACGCGCAATGGGTGACAAATCCATCTGTCTCCGGCGTCGAAGAAAAAGGGCCGACGCGACACGACTTTCGTCTGCGGTTCGATGTGCCGTCCGGAGTCAAGCGGGCCGTTCTGTACGTTACGGGCGAAGACACGGTGACCTCGTGGATCTCGGGAGCCCAGGTGCTGAAGCCCGAGACGCAGCCAGCGTGGGGACGCACTCCATGGAAGACATACACCAGGGTGGCAGTCACCAAAGAGCTGCATTCTGGCGACAATCTTCTTGCCATCGAGGTGACCCGCTTTAGTGGGGGCAATCAAGGATTGACGCCGATGAGCGCGGCTCTCTATATAGAGATGGCTGATGGCAGCAGCAAGCTGATCAAGACCGGAGACGGAGAATGGAAGACGCAATTCAACGCGTCCGGCAATTGGTACACCGCGAACTATGACGACACTCACTGGGGCCGCGCAATTCCATATGCTCCAGAGAAAGATGCGTTCGGCGGACAGGACAAGCTCGGAGATCCCCTACCCACTGCCGCTGTTGCGGCGTTGCGGCATAGCTTCCGTGTAAGCAAGCAGATAGCATCCGCACGGCTCTACGCCACTGCGTTGGGAGCGTACAAATTCAGCCTGAACGGAAAGCCCGTCGGCGATCAGGTTCTGGCACCGGGCTGGACCGACTACCGCCAGCGCGTAACGTATCAGGACTACGACGTGACAGCGCTCCTGCAAAAAGGAGAGAACGCCATTGGAGCTTACCTTGCGCCGGGATGGTATTCGACTCCCCTTGAATGGATTGGACAAGGAAATAACTACGGCGATACGCAGAATGCCCTGAAGGCGCAGCTCAGGGTCGCATACACCGATGGCACCGCTGACTGGATTGCGACTGACCAATCATGGAAGGCGGATAGCTCGCCGATCCTCTCTGCAGAGATCTATAACGGCGAAACCTACGACGCCCGACGCCATCAACAGGGATGGGACACCAGCTCTTTCTCCGATGCCAAATGGCATTCAGTCTCTCTGATCGAGCCTCACGAGCCGGAGATCCTGTGGCAGTCCTTCCAACCGATCCACGGCACACAAGTTCTGCAGCCAAAGTCGGTCACCATCCCGCGCCCCGGTATCTATATCTATGACTTTGGGCAGGACTTCGCTGGAGTTCCCAGAATCCACGTTCAGGGCAAGGCCGGGACCAACGTTCAACTGCGCTTCGGAGAGCTGCTGAACCCGGACGGGACTCTCTATGTAGAAAATCTGAGAAACGCCAAAGCTACCGACCACTTCATTCTGGCAGGAACGGGAGTGGAAGAATATCAACCCACCTTTACCTTTCACGGCTTCCGCTACATGGAGATAACAGGGCTGCCCGAAGCGCCCAGCCTCAGCTCGGTACAGGCGGTGTCGCTCAATACTGATGCCCCGCTCACTGCCGAGATGAAGACCGGCAACGCGATAGTGAATCAACTGTGGAGCAATATTCTCTGGGGCCAGCGCTCTAACTTCCTGAGTGTGCCCACCGACTGTCCGCAACGGGATGAGCGCCTGGGATGGACGGCGGACGCGCAGGTCTTCTGGCGCACGGCAACCTTTAATATGGACCTCACTGCTTTCTCGCGAAAATATGCAGACGATCTTCGCGGCACGCAGACCGGAACCGCGATGTACGGTATCTACGCTCCCGGCACGGCGAAGCAAAATCCAGGCTTCGGACCCGGATGGAGCGATGCAGGCGTCATTGTTCCCTGGACCTCATGGATCCAGAACGGCGATCAGGAGATCATCCAACAGAACTGGGATGCGATGTCGAAATACGTCGCAGCCATTCTCGCTGCCAACCCGGACTATGTCTGGAAAAACGAGGGAGGAATCGCCTTTGGCGATTGGCTCGCACCCGAGGGTCCGACGTCGCAGGCGCTTGTAGCAACTGCATACTGGGCCTACGACGTCTCGCTGATGCAGCAGATGGCCCACGCCGTCGGCAGAACCGAAGACGAGCAGAGATACGCGGAACTCTTTGAAAAGATCAAAGCGGCCTTCATGCAAGCCTACGTTCACCCGGATGGATTTGTCGGTGCAGTGATGAAGCCGAATGAAGGCATGTCCGACGTCGCAACCAAGCCACATACAGGGCCGGTGGAGACGCAGACAGGTTATGTTCTGGCATTGCACATGAGGCTGCTGCCCGACAACCTGCGCGCGTCTGCCGCCACAAGGCTGGTCAATCTGATTGAAGCAAACGGCTGGAAGCTGGGGACTGGCTTTCTAGGTACGCCATATCTGATGGAGGAACTCAGCGACACCGGTCACGCCGATGTTGCCTATCGGCTCCTGCTCAACACGCAGTATCCTTCGTGGGGATACATGGTGGATCACGGTGCCACCACCATGTGGGAGCGGTGGAACGGCGACAAGATGATCGCCGATCCCGGCATGAATTCCTTCAACCACTACGCATACGGAGCCGTGGGCGAATGGCTCTACCGCTACGCTGCCGGCATCGACGCGACTGCCGCAGATGCCGGGCTGCATACGATCATGCTTCACCCGAACTTCGATGCTCGGCTGGGCAAGATGGACTTCTCTTATGAGTCCCGATACGGCACGGTCCATTCGCAATGGACGGTAAGGGATGGCAGTGCAACGTGGAACGTAACCATCCCTCCAAACACGAGTGCTCGTTTGTCATTATCGGATGCCGAGGCGGAGCAGTACGCGATCGACGGAAATCCGCTCTCAAAGAGCCCGTTGGTCAAAACATCGACAAACGGTCATGGCGAGAACATCTATGAGCTCGCCGCCGGAACCTATAACTTCACGGTGAAACTGAGGAACCCATAA
- a CDS encoding AAA family ATPase yields MQGVGQGRCDRPPVDPAYFDTFERYEARKKAAPDPTTLIVVDEADRLHMNSLEQMRSIFDDGRVGMVQIGMPGIEKRIARFPQFDSRIGFVHEFRALDSTELQQLLDRRWTPAGVTLPKEPFDAEVMARLVRITEGNFRLLTRMLTQIERILSINETEIVSVAIVEAAGDSLVIGQS; encoded by the coding sequence TTGCAAGGTGTAGGTCAAGGACGATGCGATCGGCCTCCAGTCGATCCAGCATACTTTGACACCTTTGAGCGGTATGAGGCGCGGAAGAAAGCCGCCCCCGATCCGACAACTCTGATTGTGGTTGATGAAGCCGACCGCCTGCACATGAACAGCCTTGAACAGATGCGTTCCATCTTCGACGACGGACGCGTGGGCATGGTGCAGATCGGCATGCCCGGTATCGAAAAGCGCATTGCTCGCTTTCCGCAGTTCGACTCAAGAATCGGCTTTGTTCACGAATTCCGGGCGCTCGATTCGACCGAACTCCAGCAACTGCTTGACCGCCGCTGGACTCCAGCCGGCGTGACGCTACCCAAGGAGCCATTCGACGCCGAGGTCATGGCCCGCTTGGTCAGGATTACGGAGGGCAACTTCCGCCTGCTCACCCGAATGCTCACGCAGATCGAGCGAATTCTCAGCATCAATGAAACTGAAATCGTTTCAGTCGCCATCGTCGAAGCCGCTGGGGACAGCTTGGTCATCGGTCAGAGCTGA
- a CDS encoding TonB-dependent receptor produces the protein MPYEMVIRNRKRAAVKSYWPFYLGWGAGNPAVRRPGRRPVRCSHSRKNSWEQFLRIRITRGPGESKACHDTYVKNEKHQVAERSIGHTFGGFSMQYRSWRGVLVSIIKAERNSDGNRLGTFWTAAQLHPEKSSRERLAGVTARLNLMRRLCCFVALLAMASAPVIAQDSTAIFGGRVFDPQAKVVKNASVTVTSEETGTKWQSITNGSGDWRVQALPVGHYRFQVSAPGFKTLEHAAIELQVSDQKFVDATLSLGTATETVTVESLTPLIDTTAAISGTVITSAQLAELPTVTNSPVDMVKLTPGGLFGQPSGGPSHLYSNNSESEVTVDASGSVNYQIEGGTNTFGTSGKIAFVPPMDSVAELRVTKNAYDASIGRTETATLNMTFKSGTKDYHGVLYENNQTPTFNARVYNSSPLSPVPSVHTNEFGGTLGGPVSIPKLFDGRKNHTFFFFSYDGIRSKAPSNPTGRISIPTMLERQGDFSQSFVATNGVNYPVRIFNPTTIYNDTTPTNSATTNRTEFTNDVISPGDISPMAKAIWALLPPPTDAGDGQSSDSNNFISRAVQINPFNSYILRVDRAWNDNNHTYIALRRNQEDPTTGNSPFGASDILDGTSSLRENLGLTIDHTWAVSPSLVVDLRGNVTGYKTNTVSASYGLNPQDYGFSSAFAGLQNNASIPALTGLVSGQTLGTGQAPTYENDVEYDGVGTVTKIIGKHSVKVGAQYLVQQQGIGNQGTTNGTFAFGNNWTTQNPIPSAVPPGYGSNIASFDLGLPTGGAIGTPAEASWSQPYIAGFAQDDWRITNKLTLNLGLRWDEQLGLTERHNKFWSIYNPTLNIAPVTAVAQPAYAAAITGGSTNLGVQFLQQYRPNPSTFVAQGGIEYAGVNGNSRNVTQLTGKFFQPRVGFAYAFTPTTVLRGGFGRFVNANFVSNHGNQTGFSSSTPFTASNNNFVSPAATLANPFPNGLVPLTGSSLGAYTQVGSVGSFYEAKVPRQYNDEISLKLQQQVNNFLFEIGGVFSAQHGILVGYDNDLLSEQAWLAAFGPAFDATGRPLDTLPGNTLVANPFKGAPYITTSLETAQTVKASQLALPNPLGDVTINRYTGTNEAYMLQAKVERRFSRGFGILSAFTWGKSMSESSFVLPQQVSQSLKRQLSGSDVRFIYSVAPTYDLPIGRGQLIGNNMNRVLDEVVGGWRFTAIFTANSGTPVSLPTNSAFFEGGDPGSGFTKSRSKWFDTSKFKPFPNKSTTVAALGAYPTWTGAQGLPGASYTPTAADIKSGLGNGVYNDFGTWQTNNDTTYGDVRNPAFLDLDIGLRKLFTIRGERKFELRMDAFNAPNHPIFAGPSTSVTSTYFGALGGSLPSNLTQSNTPRVIQFGGKLYY, from the coding sequence TTGCCCTATGAAATGGTCATTAGGAATCGAAAAAGAGCAGCCGTCAAGAGCTACTGGCCTTTTTACCTCGGTTGGGGCGCAGGGAATCCAGCAGTTCGTAGGCCAGGTCGCCGACCCGTCCGGTGCAGCCATTCACGAAAGAACAGTTGGGAACAATTCCTTCGTATACGAATAACCCGCGGTCCTGGCGAGTCTAAGGCTTGTCATGACACCTATGTCAAAAACGAAAAACATCAAGTCGCTGAACGTTCAATCGGTCATACTTTCGGAGGGTTTTCCATGCAATACAGAAGCTGGCGGGGAGTCTTAGTCTCGATCATCAAAGCAGAACGCAATTCAGATGGCAATCGCCTCGGAACATTCTGGACGGCTGCACAGTTGCATCCAGAGAAATCTTCTAGAGAGCGACTCGCAGGAGTCACAGCCAGGCTCAATCTTATGAGGCGACTCTGCTGTTTTGTCGCTCTACTGGCTATGGCGTCTGCCCCCGTGATAGCGCAGGACAGCACAGCCATCTTTGGGGGACGAGTTTTTGACCCTCAGGCGAAGGTTGTAAAGAACGCCTCTGTGACGGTCACCTCAGAAGAAACCGGTACTAAGTGGCAATCGATCACCAACGGTAGTGGCGATTGGCGTGTTCAGGCTTTGCCGGTCGGGCACTATCGTTTCCAGGTCTCGGCCCCCGGCTTCAAGACCCTGGAGCATGCGGCCATTGAGCTACAGGTTTCAGATCAGAAGTTCGTGGATGCGACACTCAGCCTCGGAACGGCGACCGAAACGGTGACCGTAGAGAGCTTAACTCCCCTCATCGATACGACCGCAGCGATTTCAGGAACTGTCATTACGAGCGCCCAGTTGGCGGAGCTTCCGACAGTAACGAACTCCCCGGTGGACATGGTGAAGCTCACGCCGGGTGGGCTTTTCGGACAGCCCAGCGGAGGCCCTTCTCACTTGTACTCAAACAATTCCGAGTCGGAGGTTACCGTGGATGCAAGCGGATCGGTCAACTATCAGATTGAGGGAGGGACCAACACATTCGGAACGAGTGGTAAGATCGCCTTCGTTCCACCTATGGACTCAGTCGCCGAGCTTCGGGTCACCAAAAATGCTTACGATGCCTCGATTGGAAGAACTGAGACCGCGACCTTGAACATGACTTTCAAGTCGGGCACCAAGGATTACCATGGAGTGTTGTACGAGAACAACCAGACTCCCACGTTCAATGCGAGAGTATACAACTCGTCTCCGCTCTCGCCAGTCCCGTCGGTTCACACAAACGAATTCGGTGGCACCCTGGGCGGTCCCGTTTCGATTCCGAAGCTCTTCGACGGCCGCAAGAATCACACGTTCTTCTTCTTCAGTTACGACGGTATTCGCAGCAAGGCGCCGAGCAATCCCACGGGTAGGATAAGTATTCCAACCATGCTGGAACGGCAGGGTGACTTCAGTCAGTCTTTTGTCGCGACAAACGGTGTAAACTATCCGGTCCGCATCTTCAATCCGACCACCATCTACAACGACACAACACCCACCAACAGCGCCACAACTAACAGGACGGAATTTACGAACGATGTGATCTCCCCCGGGGACATCAGCCCAATGGCGAAGGCAATCTGGGCCCTTTTGCCCCCTCCCACCGATGCGGGTGACGGCCAGAGTAGCGACTCCAACAACTTCATCAGTCGAGCGGTTCAGATCAACCCTTTCAATAGCTACATCCTTCGCGTGGATAGGGCGTGGAATGACAACAACCATACCTATATTGCCCTGCGTCGCAATCAGGAAGATCCCACAACGGGAAACAGCCCGTTTGGTGCTTCAGACATTCTTGATGGAACCAGTTCTCTCCGGGAAAATCTGGGCTTGACTATCGACCATACCTGGGCGGTGTCGCCAAGCTTAGTGGTCGACCTCCGTGGAAACGTAACGGGTTACAAAACAAATACAGTTAGCGCCAGCTACGGTCTTAATCCTCAAGATTACGGCTTTTCCAGTGCGTTCGCTGGTTTGCAGAACAACGCGAGCATCCCGGCGCTCACTGGGTTGGTCAGTGGCCAGACCCTTGGTACAGGCCAGGCGCCCACCTACGAAAACGACGTTGAGTATGACGGTGTTGGTACGGTGACTAAAATTATCGGCAAGCATTCGGTTAAAGTTGGTGCACAATACCTTGTTCAGCAACAAGGCATCGGAAACCAGGGAACTACTAACGGTACGTTTGCATTCGGTAATAACTGGACCACGCAAAATCCGATCCCAAGCGCAGTGCCGCCAGGATACGGCTCCAATATCGCTTCTTTCGACCTCGGCCTTCCAACGGGCGGCGCCATTGGAACCCCAGCCGAGGCCTCCTGGTCTCAACCGTACATTGCCGGTTTCGCCCAGGACGACTGGAGAATAACTAACAAACTGACGCTGAATCTCGGTCTGCGCTGGGACGAGCAGTTGGGCCTCACGGAGCGGCACAACAAGTTCTGGTCGATCTACAACCCCACTTTAAACATTGCGCCGGTGACCGCGGTCGCCCAGCCTGCCTACGCCGCTGCCATAACTGGTGGCTCTACCAATCTCGGCGTCCAATTCTTGCAGCAATATCGTCCAAACCCCAGCACGTTTGTTGCCCAGGGAGGGATTGAGTACGCTGGGGTGAACGGCAACTCACGCAATGTGACGCAGCTCACCGGAAAGTTTTTCCAGCCCAGGGTTGGTTTCGCTTATGCCTTTACTCCGACGACTGTACTCCGTGGGGGGTTTGGACGATTTGTCAATGCCAATTTTGTTTCCAATCACGGCAATCAAACGGGGTTCAGTTCAAGTACGCCATTCACAGCCTCGAACAACAACTTTGTGAGTCCAGCCGCCACGCTGGCCAATCCTTTTCCCAACGGCCTGGTTCCGCTTACCGGAAGTTCGCTCGGCGCCTATACCCAGGTAGGGTCGGTTGGCTCGTTTTATGAGGCAAAGGTCCCGCGCCAATACAACGATGAAATAAGTCTGAAGCTGCAGCAGCAGGTGAACAACTTCCTTTTTGAAATCGGAGGAGTTTTCAGCGCTCAGCACGGCATCCTGGTGGGCTATGACAATGATCTACTCAGCGAACAGGCGTGGCTGGCGGCGTTCGGCCCCGCATTCGATGCAACTGGGCGTCCTCTTGATACCCTGCCCGGGAATACTCTGGTGGCGAATCCGTTTAAGGGAGCGCCTTATATCACCACAAGCCTGGAGACTGCACAGACGGTTAAAGCCTCTCAGTTGGCACTCCCCAATCCTCTCGGAGACGTGACTATCAATCGATATACGGGCACAAACGAAGCCTATATGCTACAGGCCAAGGTAGAAAGGAGATTCAGTCGAGGTTTTGGCATTCTAAGCGCATTCACCTGGGGAAAGAGTATGTCTGAGAGTTCGTTCGTTCTGCCCCAGCAAGTATCACAGTCATTGAAGAGACAGTTGAGCGGCAGCGATGTCAGATTTATTTACTCTGTCGCTCCTACATACGACTTGCCGATCGGTCGCGGTCAATTGATCGGAAATAACATGAATCGAGTGCTGGATGAAGTAGTCGGTGGGTGGAGATTTACGGCAATCTTTACCGCCAATTCCGGCACGCCCGTATCGCTCCCGACAAACAGTGCCTTCTTTGAAGGTGGTGATCCTGGTTCCGGCTTTACAAAATCGCGATCGAAATGGTTCGATACATCTAAGTTTAAACCGTTTCCAAACAAGTCTACAACGGTCGCCGCATTGGGTGCATATCCTACCTGGACGGGCGCCCAGGGACTGCCTGGAGCGAGTTACACTCCGACAGCCGCGGACATAAAAAGTGGACTTGGTAACGGCGTCTATAACGACTTCGGGACCTGGCAAACGAATAACGACACGACCTATGGGGATGTTCGGAATCCGGCATTTCTGGATTTGGACATCGGCTTGCGAAAGCTTTTTACTATCCGGGGAGAAAGGAAGTTCGAGCTGAGAATGGACGCTTTCAATGCACCGAACCACCCAATCTTCGCAGGACCGAGTACCTCAGTCACCAGCACTTATTTCGGTGCTCTAGGTGGAAGCTTGCCGAGTAACTTGACCCAGTCGAATACGCCGCGCGTCATCCAGTTTGGAGGAAAGCTGTATTACTAA